One Megalops cyprinoides isolate fMegCyp1 chromosome 17, fMegCyp1.pri, whole genome shotgun sequence DNA window includes the following coding sequences:
- the tcf21 gene encoding transcription factor 21 — protein sequence MSTGSISDVDDFHEAELLDDILKLGSGKDSGASNESTEESSNCESNSTREDKEVSGKKRKTSSRKSTLNGVAHEGKQVQRNAANARERARMRVLSKAFSRLKTTLPWVPPDTKLSKLDTLRLASSYIAHLRQILANDKYENGYIHPVNLTWPFMVAGKPENELKEVLNTTRLCGTTAS from the exons ATGTCCACGGGATCCATCAGCGACGTCGACGACTTTCATGAAGCGGAGCTCCTGGATGACATCCTAAAACTGGGATCTGGCAAAGACTCCGGCGCGTCCAACGAAAGCACAGAGGAGAGCTCGAATTGTGAGAGCAACTCGACGAGAGAGGACAAGGAAGTTTCgggaaagaagaggaaaacCTCATCCAGAAAGAGCACCCTGAACGGAGTAGCGCACGAAGGCAAGCAGGTACAGAGAAACGCCGCCAATGCCAGGGAGAGGGCGAGGATGCGCGTTCTCAGCAAAGCCTTTTCCAGGCTGAAGACGACTTTGCCGTGGGTTCCACCGGATACCAAACTGTCAAAACTGGACACTTTGCGATTGGCATCAAGCTATATCGCCCACTTGAGACAGATTCTAGCCAACGATAAATATGAAAACGGGTATATACACCCAGTTAACTTG ACATGGCCGTTTATGGTGGCTGGAAAACCCGAGAATGAGTTGAAAGAAGTGCTGAACACAACGCGGTTATGTGGAACTACAGCCTCTTAA